From the genome of uncultured Pseudodesulfovibrio sp., one region includes:
- a CDS encoding chemotaxis protein CheA — protein sequence MSGDDLNRQIFKEEAYDLLIELEGALLELEEAPDDMDLVNQIFRALHTIKGSGSMFGFEQIAAFTHEVETVFDMVRNGDVKATPVLCSLALRSRDQIRALLDAEDDESVSTEGMQDILDGLQAFVDGTNEAAPSAPQSEESDEDIMAEADVEVELEAETEPAAESDAAPVEQLHQYTITLRPLGAPIDADAVEGFFEELERLGTLKIVSGHRDTGQGWELSLSSEADKESVQDVFFFLDADLKVKVEENGAPAEPAPEEAKPAETVEEAPAVKPAPPAAAKKPSGSSGAVTSFADDDEEPVRIPMIGEMLVESGDLTYGDVAEALTSQKSGVNKPLGQILTESGKVPADKVSNAVKRQGEAREKVVHKKREEALSSIRVAADKLDYLVDLVGELVIVQAQITQVVSEKHDSALTLLAEELERLSDELRDSTLGIRMLPIGTSFSKFRRLVRDLSADLGKQITLSTSGAETELDKTVIERLGDPLVHLLRNSIDHGIEQPQERQAKGKPPQGNIMLSAEHSGGEVLIRITDDGKGMSSEMIREKGIERGLITKDAELTEKELLKLIFEPGFSTAKTVTSVSGRGVGMDVVKRAIDSLRGTIDIDSKPNMGTTITIRLPLTLAIIDGLQVRVEDEYYVIPLSLVEECVELSRQEVEEAGSEQRILHLRGEIVPYIHIREWFDIEGENPPIEQIVITGVEGSRVGIVVDTVIGEHQTVIKSLGRVYKDVEGISGATIKGDGSIALILDVPSLVRRVIAESR from the coding sequence ATGTCAGGAGACGACCTGAATAGACAAATATTCAAGGAGGAGGCCTACGACCTCCTCATAGAACTTGAAGGGGCCTTGCTCGAACTCGAGGAAGCTCCCGACGACATGGATCTGGTCAATCAGATCTTTCGGGCTCTGCATACCATCAAGGGGTCCGGTTCCATGTTCGGGTTCGAACAAATCGCCGCCTTCACCCATGAGGTGGAGACGGTTTTCGACATGGTGCGCAACGGCGACGTAAAGGCGACACCGGTTCTGTGCAGTTTGGCATTGCGCTCCCGTGACCAGATCCGCGCCTTGCTCGACGCGGAAGACGATGAGAGCGTGTCCACGGAGGGTATGCAGGACATCTTGGATGGCTTGCAGGCCTTTGTGGACGGGACCAATGAAGCGGCCCCTTCAGCGCCCCAGTCGGAGGAGTCGGACGAAGACATCATGGCCGAAGCGGATGTCGAAGTCGAGCTAGAGGCCGAAACTGAACCTGCGGCCGAATCGGATGCCGCTCCTGTCGAACAACTCCACCAATATACCATCACCCTGCGGCCTCTGGGCGCTCCCATAGATGCGGACGCCGTGGAAGGATTTTTCGAGGAGCTGGAGCGGCTGGGCACGTTGAAGATCGTGTCCGGGCATCGCGACACCGGCCAAGGCTGGGAATTGTCGCTGTCGTCCGAGGCCGACAAGGAGAGCGTCCAGGATGTCTTCTTCTTCCTTGATGCGGATCTCAAGGTGAAGGTCGAAGAGAATGGCGCTCCTGCCGAACCTGCGCCTGAAGAGGCCAAGCCTGCCGAAACCGTGGAAGAAGCGCCTGCGGTCAAGCCTGCGCCGCCCGCCGCGGCCAAGAAACCGAGCGGCTCGTCCGGGGCAGTGACCAGTTTTGCTGACGACGACGAAGAACCCGTTCGTATTCCCATGATCGGTGAGATGCTCGTGGAGAGCGGGGATCTGACCTATGGCGATGTGGCCGAAGCTCTGACTTCCCAGAAGAGCGGCGTGAACAAGCCGTTGGGCCAGATTCTGACCGAGTCGGGCAAAGTCCCGGCGGATAAGGTCAGCAATGCCGTCAAACGGCAGGGAGAGGCCCGTGAAAAGGTGGTTCACAAGAAGCGCGAAGAAGCCCTGAGCAGCATCCGCGTGGCCGCCGACAAGTTGGACTACCTGGTGGATCTGGTGGGCGAGTTGGTCATCGTTCAGGCGCAGATCACCCAGGTTGTCAGCGAGAAGCACGACTCGGCCCTGACCCTGCTGGCCGAGGAACTGGAGCGCCTTAGCGATGAGCTGCGTGATTCCACACTGGGCATCCGCATGTTGCCCATCGGAACTTCCTTTAGCAAGTTCCGCCGGTTGGTGCGCGATCTTTCGGCTGATCTGGGCAAGCAGATCACCCTGTCCACAAGCGGTGCCGAAACAGAGTTGGACAAGACGGTCATCGAACGGCTGGGCGATCCCCTGGTCCACCTGCTGCGCAACTCCATAGACCATGGCATAGAGCAGCCTCAGGAGCGCCAGGCCAAGGGCAAGCCGCCGCAGGGCAACATCATGCTGTCCGCCGAACATTCGGGCGGTGAGGTGCTCATTCGCATCACCGACGACGGCAAGGGCATGAGCAGCGAGATGATCCGCGAGAAGGGCATCGAGCGCGGCCTGATCACCAAGGACGCCGAGCTGACGGAAAAGGAACTGCTCAAGCTCATCTTCGAACCAGGATTCTCCACCGCCAAGACAGTGACCAGCGTCTCCGGTCGGGGTGTGGGCATGGACGTGGTGAAGCGCGCCATCGATTCCCTGCGTGGGACCATTGATATCGATTCCAAGCCGAACATGGGCACGACCATTACCATCCGCCTGCCTCTGACCCTGGCCATCATCGACGGGTTGCAGGTTCGGGTGGAGGACGAATACTACGTCATCCCTCTGTCCCTGGTGGAAGAATGTGTGGAGTTGTCTCGCCAAGAGGTGGAGGAAGCCGGGTCCGAGCAGCGCATCCTGCATCTGCGCGGAGAGATCGTTCCATACATTCATATCCGGGAATGGTTCGACATCGAGGGTGAGAACCCGCCCATCGAGCAGATAGTGATAACCGGCGTGGAAGGAAGCCGGGTCGGCATTGTGGTGGATACGGTAATTGGAGAACACCAGACCGTGATCAAGAGCCTCGGCCGCGTATACAAGGACGTGGAAGGTATTTCGGGAGCGACCATCAAGGGTGACGGTTCCATCGCGCTCATCCTTGACGTGCCCAGCCTTGTGCGCCGGGTCATTGCAGAATCCAGATAG
- a CDS encoding chemotaxis response regulator protein-glutamate methylesterase → MRKIRVLIVDDSAVVRQTLEDILSSDPQIEIMGTAVDPYVAAERLKKEVPDVITLDIEMPRMDGLTFLRKIMKQRPIPVVICSSVAGEGTTTALKALEYGAVEIITKPKVGTKKFLEEAKIRLIDKVKAAAMAGTRPIRIAAPPMQVKPKLSADAVIPMGKPTNLSRTDKICLVGASTGGTEALRVYLEALPENCPPVAIVQHMPEHFTAAFANRLNGICRINVREAKDGDAMERGLALIAPGDKHMLLKRTGNKYYVEVKDGPLVSRHRPSVDVLFRSGARYGGPNVVAAIMTGMGDDGAKGMKELKDAGAYNIAQDEASCVVFGMPQEAIKQGGVDKVLSLEKIAPEMVRACG, encoded by the coding sequence ATGCGCAAGATTCGAGTTCTCATAGTCGACGATTCGGCCGTTGTGAGGCAGACGCTCGAGGACATCCTGTCGTCCGATCCCCAGATCGAGATCATGGGAACTGCCGTGGATCCATATGTTGCCGCCGAGCGACTGAAGAAGGAAGTCCCGGACGTCATCACTCTGGATATCGAGATGCCGCGCATGGACGGGCTGACTTTTCTTCGCAAGATCATGAAGCAGCGCCCCATCCCGGTGGTGATCTGCTCGTCCGTAGCCGGGGAGGGAACCACCACGGCGCTCAAGGCCTTGGAATACGGGGCTGTGGAGATCATCACCAAGCCCAAGGTTGGCACCAAGAAGTTCCTTGAAGAGGCGAAAATCCGACTCATCGACAAGGTCAAGGCGGCAGCCATGGCCGGAACCCGGCCTATCCGCATCGCGGCTCCGCCCATGCAGGTCAAACCCAAACTCAGCGCTGACGCGGTCATCCCCATGGGCAAGCCAACAAATCTGTCACGCACAGATAAGATATGTCTGGTGGGAGCTTCCACCGGCGGCACCGAGGCGCTGCGCGTCTATCTGGAAGCACTGCCGGAGAACTGCCCGCCCGTGGCCATTGTCCAGCACATGCCCGAGCATTTTACGGCGGCGTTCGCCAACCGGCTCAACGGTATTTGCCGGATCAACGTCAGGGAAGCCAAGGACGGTGACGCCATGGAGCGGGGACTGGCCCTGATTGCTCCGGGGGACAAGCATATGCTCCTCAAGCGCACCGGCAACAAGTACTACGTTGAGGTAAAGGACGGTCCCCTGGTATCCAGGCATCGGCCCTCCGTTGACGTGCTGTTCCGTTCCGGAGCGCGCTATGGCGGTCCCAACGTGGTGGCAGCCATCATGACGGGCATGGGTGACGACGGAGCCAAGGGCATGAAGGAGCTCAAGGACGCCGGGGCGTACAACATCGCCCAGGATGAGGCGAGCTGTGTGGTTTTCGGCATGCCCCAAGAGGCAATCAAGCAGGGCGGCGTGGACAAGGTGTTGTCCCTGGAAAAGATCGCGCCTGAAATGGTCAGGGCTTGCGGCTAA
- a CDS encoding DUF190 domain-containing protein, translated as MKLLEKAERIRIYIGEDDKYEGQPLAEAIVREARQMDLAGATVYRGLMGFGANSLIRTSKILRLSEDLPVVVEVVDHPDKLQPLLEKLDAMLNEGMVTKEPVDVIAYRHSKS; from the coding sequence ATGAAGCTGCTTGAAAAGGCGGAACGAATCAGAATCTACATCGGAGAGGACGACAAGTACGAAGGCCAGCCCCTGGCCGAGGCCATCGTCCGGGAAGCGCGCCAAATGGACCTTGCAGGAGCTACTGTATACCGGGGTCTCATGGGATTCGGCGCCAACAGCCTGATCCGCACCAGCAAGATCCTGCGCCTGTCCGAAGACCTTCCCGTTGTCGTGGAGGTCGTCGACCATCCCGACAAGCTCCAACCCCTGCTCGAAAAACTCGACGCCATGCTCAACGAAGGGATGGTCACCAAAGAGCCGGTGGACGTCATCGCCTACCGCCACAGCAAAAGTTAA
- the crcB gene encoding fluoride efflux transporter CrcB, with translation MLTKILYISLGGAAGALGRYYLSGVAQRLVGGAFPAGTFFVNMAGCLLFGAVWGFFENRLLPGSGARLLILTGFMGAFTTFSTYMFETATLVKSGQMAMAMANVVGQSVIGLILVLTGIALGRLI, from the coding sequence ATGCTGACCAAAATTCTCTACATCTCCCTGGGCGGAGCCGCCGGTGCCCTCGGACGCTATTATTTGTCCGGCGTGGCCCAACGCCTCGTTGGCGGAGCCTTTCCTGCGGGTACATTTTTCGTGAACATGGCAGGCTGCCTGCTCTTTGGGGCGGTCTGGGGATTTTTCGAAAACCGCCTGCTGCCCGGCAGCGGGGCACGGCTGTTGATCCTGACCGGCTTCATGGGCGCGTTCACCACCTTCTCCACTTACATGTTCGAGACCGCCACATTGGTCAAGTCCGGGCAAATGGCCATGGCCATGGCCAACGTCGTCGGACAATCCGTGATCGGGCTGATACTGGTCCTGACCGGCATAGCCCTGGGCCGCCTGATCTAA
- a CDS encoding class IV adenylate cyclase: MALECELKYLEADLADLAERLGNAGAQTSGRYFEANTVFDRSDRSLKRDGILLRLREKRGEAVLTVKRPPENPEPSALKIFEEIETGVGDAAAMVEALETLGFSPAFRYEKVREKWRYMDCVICLDRLPFGDFVEIEGDEPKVLACASSLDLKASCTTKATYHELNIEYRVAKGLEPDENFVFAPWERAALLDELDKL, encoded by the coding sequence ATGGCACTGGAGTGCGAATTGAAATATCTGGAGGCCGATCTGGCCGATCTGGCCGAGCGGTTGGGCAATGCCGGGGCGCAGACCTCGGGCCGCTACTTCGAGGCCAACACGGTCTTTGATCGGTCCGACCGTTCCCTGAAGCGGGATGGCATCCTTTTGCGCCTGCGAGAGAAACGGGGCGAAGCCGTGCTCACAGTCAAACGTCCGCCTGAGAATCCCGAGCCGTCGGCGCTCAAAATATTCGAGGAAATCGAGACCGGAGTGGGGGACGCCGCCGCCATGGTCGAAGCCCTGGAAACCCTGGGGTTCTCTCCTGCCTTCCGCTACGAGAAAGTTCGGGAAAAGTGGCGGTATATGGACTGCGTCATCTGCCTGGATCGTTTGCCCTTCGGGGATTTCGTGGAAATCGAGGGGGATGAACCAAAGGTTCTGGCCTGTGCCTCGTCGCTTGATCTGAAAGCGTCCTGCACCACAAAGGCGACCTACCATGAGTTGAACATCGAATACCGTGTGGCGAAGGGGTTGGAACCCGATGAGAATTTCGTGTTCGCACCCTGGGAAAGGGCGGCCCTGCTGGACGAACTTGATAAACTTTGA
- the clpS gene encoding ATP-dependent Clp protease adapter ClpS — translation MSDPFTGDQFDSELLGRYEVKEPKKYKVLLHNDDYTTMDFVVEVLVRVFRRTEAQATAIMLSVHNEGYGVCGVYTAEVAETKVDLVHRLAKSAGFPLKCSMEGE, via the coding sequence ATGAGCGACCCTTTTACCGGGGACCAGTTCGACTCGGAACTCCTTGGCCGATATGAGGTCAAGGAGCCGAAGAAGTATAAGGTCCTGTTGCATAATGACGATTATACGACCATGGATTTCGTGGTCGAGGTCCTGGTGCGCGTCTTCCGCAGAACCGAGGCCCAGGCGACGGCGATCATGCTCTCCGTGCACAACGAAGGATACGGGGTGTGCGGCGTGTATACCGCCGAAGTTGCCGAAACCAAGGTGGATTTGGTGCACCGGCTGGCCAAAAGCGCGGGATTTCCGCTCAAGTGCAGCATGGAAGGTGAATAG
- the clpA gene encoding ATP-dependent Clp protease ATP-binding subunit ClpA, whose protein sequence is MTMLSKELESALTSAVNEVKRRNHEFLTLEHLLYAISTGEQGEEILEACGAEMERLRDQLGRFFVENMEALPEGTESEVIQTLGVRRVLQRAVWQKKASGKNTVEVGDVLAAMFDEEDSYAVYFLRTHDVSRLDILEFISHGMSMSEDWNDLGDDQPAKADPLDGRHGEKKSPLKEFTVNLTDRAAHGLIDPLIGRSSELERTVQVLSRRRKNNPIFVGDPGVGKTAMAEGLALMIVEGRVPKEFINAEVYSLDMGSLLAGTKYRGDFEARLKGVLGELKQNRDAILFVDEIHTIVGAGSVSGGSMDASNILKPLLQSGEIRCIGSTTFEEYKNHFEKDRALSRRFQKIEINEPTVEETIAILKGLKPHYEQFHGVNYTHFALKAAAELSERHITDRFLPDKAIDVMDEVGALYKLSGRPRKGDRIKVADVEKVVARMARIPARRLTMSDRERLKSLESDLKAVVFGQDEAVAALAKSIKRSRAGMRQVGRPVGSFLLTGPTGVGKTELARQLAKVLGIGFLRFDMSEYMEKHAVARLIGAPPGYVGFDQGGLLTEGVRKKPHCVVLFDEIEKAHPDVFNILLQVMDYATLTDNNGRKADFRHVILLMTSNAGAREMSKGAIGFKRDEKSDRQGEALKALEKLFSPEFRNRLDATVTFHSLEQPVMEKIVDKFIKELNDQLQDRRVVVALTDAARARLAELGHDTAMGARPMGRVIQTEIKDVIADELLFGSLTKGGVVTVDVPGKKKKVKPVPVVGESGEFEFSFDAVGIKQ, encoded by the coding sequence ATGACAATGCTGAGCAAGGAACTGGAAAGTGCGTTGACCTCCGCGGTCAATGAAGTGAAGCGTCGGAACCATGAGTTCCTGACGCTTGAACACCTGCTGTACGCCATCTCCACCGGAGAGCAGGGCGAGGAAATCCTCGAGGCCTGCGGTGCGGAGATGGAACGGCTCAGGGACCAGCTCGGGCGGTTCTTCGTGGAGAACATGGAGGCTTTGCCCGAGGGAACCGAGTCCGAGGTCATCCAGACGCTCGGCGTGCGACGCGTTTTGCAGCGTGCCGTTTGGCAGAAAAAGGCATCCGGCAAGAACACGGTGGAGGTGGGCGATGTCCTGGCCGCCATGTTCGACGAGGAGGATTCCTACGCGGTCTACTTCCTGCGCACCCACGACGTGTCCAGGCTCGATATTTTGGAGTTCATCTCCCATGGCATGTCCATGAGCGAGGACTGGAACGACCTTGGCGACGACCAGCCTGCCAAGGCCGATCCGTTGGACGGCCGCCATGGCGAGAAGAAAAGCCCCCTCAAGGAGTTCACGGTCAATCTGACGGACAGGGCGGCACACGGCCTCATCGACCCGCTCATCGGTCGGAGTTCCGAGTTGGAACGTACGGTCCAGGTGCTGTCCCGGCGGCGCAAGAACAACCCCATCTTCGTGGGCGACCCGGGCGTGGGCAAGACCGCCATGGCCGAGGGCCTGGCCCTGATGATCGTCGAAGGCAGGGTGCCCAAGGAGTTCATCAACGCCGAGGTCTACAGTCTGGACATGGGCTCGCTGCTGGCGGGCACCAAGTACCGGGGCGACTTCGAGGCGCGGCTCAAGGGGGTCCTGGGCGAGCTCAAGCAGAACCGTGATGCCATTCTGTTCGTGGACGAGATTCACACTATAGTGGGTGCGGGCTCCGTATCGGGCGGCTCCATGGACGCTTCCAACATCCTCAAGCCGTTGCTGCAGTCGGGCGAGATCCGTTGCATCGGTTCGACCACTTTTGAAGAGTACAAGAATCATTTTGAAAAGGACCGCGCCCTGTCGCGCCGGTTCCAGAAGATCGAGATCAATGAGCCCACCGTGGAGGAGACCATTGCCATCCTCAAGGGGCTCAAGCCGCACTATGAACAGTTCCATGGGGTCAACTACACCCATTTCGCCCTCAAGGCGGCGGCCGAACTGTCCGAGCGGCATATCACCGACCGGTTCCTGCCCGACAAGGCCATTGATGTCATGGACGAGGTAGGCGCGCTGTACAAGCTCTCCGGTCGTCCTCGCAAGGGTGACCGTATCAAGGTCGCCGACGTGGAGAAGGTCGTGGCCCGCATGGCCCGCATTCCGGCCCGCAGGCTGACCATGTCCGATCGCGAGCGGCTGAAGAGTCTGGAAAGCGACCTCAAGGCCGTGGTCTTCGGTCAGGACGAGGCCGTGGCTGCTCTTGCCAAGTCCATTAAACGCTCCCGTGCGGGCATGCGCCAGGTGGGCCGCCCCGTGGGCAGCTTCCTGCTGACCGGCCCCACCGGCGTGGGCAAGACCGAGCTGGCTCGCCAGCTTGCCAAGGTCCTCGGCATCGGCTTTCTGCGGTTCGACATGTCCGAGTACATGGAGAAGCACGCCGTGGCTCGGCTCATCGGTGCGCCTCCCGGCTACGTGGGTTTCGATCAGGGCGGTCTACTGACCGAGGGCGTGCGCAAGAAGCCGCACTGTGTGGTTCTGTTCGACGAGATCGAGAAGGCCCACCCCGACGTCTTCAACATTCTGCTTCAGGTCATGGACTACGCCACCCTGACCGACAACAACGGGCGCAAGGCGGACTTCCGGCATGTCATCCTGCTGATGACCTCCAACGCTGGCGCTCGCGAGATGTCCAAGGGGGCTATCGGCTTCAAACGCGACGAGAAGTCGGACCGTCAGGGCGAGGCCCTGAAGGCTTTGGAAAAGCTCTTCAGCCCCGAGTTCCGTAACCGACTCGACGCCACCGTGACCTTCCACTCCCTGGAACAGCCGGTCATGGAGAAGATCGTGGACAAGTTCATCAAGGAACTCAACGACCAGCTTCAGGACCGCCGTGTGGTGGTCGCCCTGACCGACGCGGCCCGGGCTCGGCTGGCCGAGCTCGGACACGACACCGCCATGGGCGCGAGGCCCATGGGCAGGGTCATCCAGACCGAGATCAAGGACGTCATCGCGGACGAACTGCTCTTCGGTTCCCTGACCAAGGGCGGTGTGGTCACCGTGGACGTGCCCGGAAAGAAAAAGAAGGTCAAGCCGGTTCCGGTGGTCGGCGAATCCGGAGAATTCGAGTTCTCCTTCGACGCCGTCGGCATCAAGCAATAG
- the aat gene encoding leucyl/phenylalanyl-tRNA--protein transferase, which yields MTIYRLFEEPVFPDPEEADPDGLLAVGGDLSPQRLLNAYANGIFPWYAENSPILWWSTSPRLALVPEELHVPRSLRRLLHKGTFSFTLDTRFEAVIRHCACCSRPEQEGTWIVDEMIEAYIMLHRLGYAHSVEAWQGDDLVGGLYGVSLGSVFFGESMFYLVPDASKAAFVVFVEQLRKWGFSLIDCQQTTRHLLRFGAREFQRFRFLSMLREGLNAPTLEGMWRFDGQA from the coding sequence ATGACCATCTATCGCCTGTTCGAAGAACCCGTGTTTCCCGACCCGGAAGAAGCTGATCCGGACGGGTTGCTTGCCGTGGGCGGCGATCTTTCACCGCAACGGTTACTCAACGCCTACGCCAACGGTATTTTTCCCTGGTACGCGGAGAATTCCCCCATCCTGTGGTGGTCCACCAGCCCGAGGCTGGCCCTTGTCCCCGAGGAACTGCACGTGCCGCGCAGCCTGCGCAGGCTCCTCCACAAGGGGACCTTCTCTTTTACTCTGGATACCCGGTTCGAGGCAGTCATCCGGCACTGCGCCTGTTGCTCCAGGCCCGAGCAGGAGGGTACCTGGATCGTGGACGAGATGATCGAGGCCTACATCATGCTTCATCGGCTGGGGTACGCCCACAGCGTTGAGGCGTGGCAGGGCGATGACTTGGTGGGCGGTCTGTACGGCGTGTCGCTGGGCTCCGTGTTTTTCGGGGAGTCCATGTTCTACCTCGTGCCGGACGCGTCCAAGGCGGCCTTCGTCGTATTCGTCGAACAACTGCGAAAGTGGGGGTTCTCCCTCATCGACTGCCAGCAGACAACGCGGCACCTTCTGCGCTTCGGAGCGCGGGAGTTCCAGCGTTTTCGCTTCCTGTCCATGCTCAGGGAGGGCTTGAATGCGCCCACCCTGGAGGGAATGTGGCGGTTCGACGGCCAGGCGTGA
- the uvrB gene encoding excinuclease ABC subunit UvrB gives MPNFKLVSEYTLKGDQPQAVSELIAGLNAGVRDQVLLGATGTGKTFTMANVVAQLNRPALILAPNKTLAAQLYTEFKGLFPDNAVEYFVSYYDYYQPEAYMPHSDVYIEKDSSINDDIDKMRHSATHALLTRRDVLLVASVSCIYGLGSPDFYAKMVIPVEEGQTMAMDSLLGRLVEIHYERNDYDFHRSSFRVRGDVVEIIPAYNREKALRIEFFGDEIDSITETDPLTGEVKDRLRKTVIYPGSHFVSDRDNVDRAINDIRDELQSRLAYLKRNNKLVEAQRLEQRTMYDLETIEELGYCNGIENYSRHLDGRVEGQPPSTLLDYFPDDFILFVDESHIALPQVGGMYRGDRSRKTTLVDFGFRLPSALDNRPLNYEEFQERIHQAVYVSATPGPLELDLAQGVVVEQIIRPTGLLDPQIEVRKTQGQIDDLLAECKKRQAKDERVLVTTLTKRMAEDLNDYLNQMGVQAKYLHSDIDTLERMAIIKALREGEFFVLVGINLLREGLDIPEVSLVAILDGDKEGFLRSTRSLIQTFGRAARNSEGRVILYADKITDSMAEAMGETERRREKQEEYNRLNGITPTTIRKKVDNLFGELTGRDDKGGTVALAAEDGVDYGADQKTLNKTVKRLEREMREAAKELEFERAAELRDRIARIRERMLELG, from the coding sequence ATGCCGAATTTCAAACTTGTCAGTGAATATACCCTCAAGGGCGACCAGCCTCAGGCCGTGTCCGAACTCATAGCCGGTCTGAACGCGGGCGTTCGTGATCAGGTCCTGCTCGGCGCCACGGGTACGGGCAAGACCTTTACCATGGCAAACGTGGTTGCCCAGCTTAACCGGCCGGCCCTCATCCTGGCCCCGAACAAAACCCTGGCCGCCCAGCTCTATACCGAGTTCAAGGGGCTGTTTCCGGACAATGCCGTCGAATACTTCGTCAGTTACTACGACTATTACCAGCCGGAAGCGTACATGCCGCACTCGGACGTGTACATTGAGAAGGATTCGTCCATCAACGACGACATCGACAAGATGCGTCACTCGGCCACCCACGCGCTGCTGACGCGACGGGACGTGCTTCTGGTGGCCTCGGTGTCGTGCATCTACGGCCTGGGTTCCCCGGACTTCTATGCCAAGATGGTCATTCCCGTGGAAGAGGGGCAGACCATGGCCATGGATTCTCTACTCGGACGGCTGGTGGAGATTCATTACGAACGCAACGATTACGACTTCCACCGCAGCAGCTTTAGGGTGCGCGGCGACGTTGTCGAGATCATCCCGGCCTACAATCGGGAGAAGGCCCTGCGCATCGAGTTCTTCGGCGATGAGATCGACTCCATCACCGAGACCGACCCGCTTACCGGCGAGGTCAAGGATCGGCTGCGCAAGACGGTCATTTATCCGGGTTCCCACTTCGTGTCCGACCGCGACAACGTGGACCGGGCCATCAACGACATCCGCGACGAACTTCAGTCCCGGTTGGCCTACCTCAAGCGCAACAACAAGCTGGTCGAGGCCCAAAGGCTGGAACAGCGGACCATGTACGACCTCGAGACCATCGAGGAGCTGGGCTACTGCAACGGCATCGAGAACTACTCCCGCCACCTGGACGGGCGTGTTGAGGGTCAGCCCCCTTCGACACTGCTCGACTATTTCCCGGATGACTTCATCCTCTTCGTGGACGAATCGCACATTGCGTTGCCCCAGGTGGGCGGCATGTACCGGGGCGACCGCTCGCGAAAGACCACCCTGGTGGATTTCGGCTTCCGCCTGCCTTCGGCCCTGGACAACCGGCCGCTCAACTATGAGGAATTTCAGGAACGCATCCACCAGGCCGTCTATGTTTCGGCCACGCCCGGCCCTCTCGAATTGGACCTGGCGCAGGGCGTTGTGGTGGAGCAGATCATTAGACCCACCGGGCTGTTGGACCCGCAGATCGAGGTTCGCAAAACGCAGGGACAGATTGACGATTTGCTGGCCGAGTGTAAAAAGAGGCAGGCGAAGGACGAGCGGGTTCTGGTGACCACGCTGACCAAGCGCATGGCCGAGGACCTGAACGACTACCTGAATCAGATGGGTGTCCAGGCCAAGTATCTGCACTCGGACATCGACACGCTGGAGCGCATGGCCATTATCAAGGCGCTCCGGGAAGGCGAGTTCTTCGTCCTGGTCGGCATCAACCTCCTACGGGAGGGGTTGGATATTCCGGAGGTATCCCTGGTGGCCATTCTGGACGGCGACAAGGAGGGATTCCTCCGTTCCACGCGCTCGCTGATCCAGACCTTTGGCCGGGCCGCCCGAAATTCGGAAGGGCGGGTGATCCTGTATGCGGACAAGATTACCGACTCCATGGCCGAGGCCATGGGCGAGACCGAGCGCAGGCGGGAGAAACAAGAGGAATACAACAGGTTGAACGGCATCACGCCGACCACCATCCGCAAGAAGGTGGACAACCTCTTCGGCGAACTCACCGGGCGTGACGACAAGGGTGGCACCGTGGCCCTGGCGGCCGAGGACGGGGTGGACTACGGCGCGGACCAGAAGACGCTGAACAAGACCGTCAAGCGGCTGGAACGCGAGATGCGCGAAGCCGCCAAGGAACTGGAATTCGAGCGGGCTGCGGAACTCAGGGACCGTATCGCCCGGATTCGCGAGCGGATGTTGGAACTGGGGTAA